In Phocoena sinus isolate mPhoSin1 chromosome 10, mPhoSin1.pri, whole genome shotgun sequence, a single genomic region encodes these proteins:
- the ZNF641 gene encoding zinc finger protein 641 — MLSEQTAALGTGWESMSVQLDGAEPQVERGSQEEGPWRTAPGPLEHLCCDLEEEPQSLQEKAQSAPWVPAIPQEGSTGDWEMAAALLAAGSQGLVTIKDVSLCFSQEEWRSLDPSQTDFYGEYVMQENCGIVVSLRFPIPKLDMLSQLEGGEEQWVPDPQDLEERDILKVTYTGDGSEHEGDTPELEAEPPRMLSSVSEDTVLWNPEQDESWDSMPRSSRGMLLGPPFLQEDSFSNLLCSTEMDSLLRPHTCPQCGKQFVWGSHLARHQQTHTGERPYSCLKCEKSFGRRHHLIRHQKTHLHDKPSKCSECGKNFRCNSHLASHQRVHAEGKSCKGQEVGESPGARKRQRAPPVPKCHVCTECGKSFGRRHHLVRHWLTHTGEKPFQCPRCEKSFGRKHHLDRHLLTHQGQSPRSSWDRGTSVF, encoded by the exons ATGCTTTCAGAACAGACTGCAGCCCTGGGGACAGGATGGGAGTCAATGAGTGTTCAGCTGGATGGAGCAGAGCCCCAGGTGGAAAGGGGAAGCCAGGAAGAGGGGCCATGGAGGACAGCACCAGGGCCACTGGAGCACCTGTGCTGTGACCTTGAAGAGGAGCCACAGTCGCTTCAGGAGAAGG CTCAGTCGGCTCCCTGGGTTCCTGCCATTCCCCAGGAAGGGAGCACTGGAGATTGGGAGATGGCAGCTGCACTTCTTGCAGCTGGATCACAG GGCCTGGTAACCATCAAGGATGTGTCACTGTGTTTCTCTCAGGAGGAGTGGCGGAGCCTGGACCCTTCTCAGACAGACTTTTATGGAGAATACGTCATGCAGGAAAACTGTGGGATAGTAGTCTCTCTAA GATTTCCAATCCCCAAACTGGATATGCTTTCTCAACTAGAAGGAGGGGAAGAGCAATGGGTTCCTGACCCCCAGGACTTAGAAGAGAGGGACATTCTGAAGGTCACATATACAG GAGATGGAAGTGAGCACGAAGGGGATACCCCTGAACTAGAAGCAGAACCTCCCAGAATGTTATCTAGTGTGTCTGAAGATACCGTTCTCTGGAACCCAGAGCAGGATGAGAGCTGGGATTCCATGCCCAGGAGCTCCAGAGGCATGCTCCTTGGCCCACCGTTTCTTCAGGAAGATAGCTTCTCAAACCTTCTGTGTAGCACAGAAATGGATTCCCTGTTAAGACCGCACACATGCCCCCAGTGTGGGAAACAGTTTGTGTGGGGCTCCCACCTTGCCAGGCACCAGCAAACACACACTGGGGAGAGGCCCTACAGCTGCCTCAAGTGTGAGAAGAGCTTTGGGAGAAGACATCACCTGATCCGACACCAGAAAACCCACCTACATGACAAACCCAGCAAGTGCTCTGAGTGTGGCAAGAATTTCCGATGCAACTCCCATCTGGCCAGCCACCAGAGAGTACACGCAGAAGGCAAGTCCTGCAAGGGCCAAGAGGTTGGAGAGAGCCCTGGGGCTCGGAAGCGGCAGCGCGCTCCACCAGTGCCGAAGTGCCACGTGTGCACTGAGTGTGGGAAGAGCTTTGGCCGACGGCACCACCTGGTGAGACACTGGCTGACACACACCGGGGAGAAGCCCTTCCAGTGCCCGCGCTGTGAGAAGAGCTTCGGCCGTAAACATCACCTGGACAGGCACCTGCTGACCCACCAGGGACAGAGTCCCCGGAGCAGCTGGGACAGAGGGacatctgtcttttaa
- the LOC116761188 gene encoding testis-specific H1 histone has protein sequence MACRTTGKIVTFRKRLRSRSMRSMNIRAGNKTLDIMPASALAHTLVSEVQSQRPRGSGSGAMAEGAETTGESQGADVKTQQTTENVLGGPPRRGPLSVLKVSQLLLQAIAAHKGLTLAALKKVLRNAGYRVRRNYGHHLHEGSRSRVKGTLLRISGSDAAGCFRVWKIMKSKRKPGRQSLEEGVRSPRRSPLWTQSPRRRCGRRRAAKKAQEVWRQSLRADMRMRRIRPRAREPVSSRAKEEGRAKAVDKGRGRTEEEDIRPRTPDEKRPRSKPREAKKQAPEKPVKCTIQKPTSVKTDRASNRQGRTHDPRAARTKTSIKSEGPQNAARNP, from the exons ATGGCGTGCAGGACCACAGGAAAAATAGTGACCTTCAGAAAGCGGCTGAGATCAAGATCAATGAGAAGTATGAACATAAGAGCAGGAAACAAAACCCTGGACATTATG CCAGCCTCAGCCTTAGCTCACACCTTGGTGAGTGAGGTCCAAAGCCAGCGGCCCCGCGGAAGTGGGAGCGGGGCCATGGCTGAGGGGGCCGAGACCACGGGCGAATCCCAAGGTGCTGATGTTAAAACCCAGCAGACCACGGAAAACGTCCTCGGGGGACCGCCGAGGCGGGGCCCGCTCTCCGTGCTCAAAGTGTCCCAGCTGTTGCTCCAAGCCATCGCTGCACACAAAGGGCTGACTCTGGCAGCTCTCAAAAAGGTGCTCAGAAATGCCGGCTACAGAGTGCGCAGGAACTACGGCCACCACTTGCACGAAGGGTCCAGGTCTCGTGTGAAGGGCACCCTCCTCCGGATCAGCGGCAGCGACGCCGCCGGCTGCTTCAGGGTCTGGAAGATTATGAAGTCGAAGAGAAAGCCGGGACGCCAGAGTTTGGAGGAGGGTGTCCGCTCGCCCAGGAGAAGCCCTCTCTGGACGCAAAGCCCACGCAGGCGCTGCGGGAGACGCAGGGCGGCCAAGAAGGCCCAGGAAGTGTGGAGACAGAGCTTGAGGGCAGACATGAGGATGAGGAGGATAAGGCCAAGGGCCAGGGAACCGGTGAGTTCCAGAgccaaggaggaagggagggccaAGGCAGTGGACAAGGGGAGAGGACGGACCGAGGAGGAAGACATCAGGCCCAGGACCCCAGACGAGAAGAGGCCACGCTCGAAGCCCAGGGAAGCGAAGAAACAGGCCCCGGAGAAGCCGGTGAAATGTACCATCCAGAAGCCAACCTCCGTTAAAACCGACAGGGCTTCGAATAGGCAGGGGAGGACTCATGACCCAAGGGCTGCTCGCACAAAGACTTCCATTAAATCTGAAGGTCCTCAGAATGCAGCCAGGAATCCATAG